The following proteins come from a genomic window of Flavobacterium crocinum:
- a CDS encoding TonB-dependent receptor — MKKLSKFLLLLLAFIYAGDIYAQGNTTSSINGVVYDSQNKSLPGATILAVHEASGSRYSTTTDFDGHFRISNMRVGGPYKIEVTFIGFTTYTESGVYLQLGDSKSLKVVLKDETNQLSEVVVVGKKDPTFNSKKTGSQTIIDHEKITELPSLSRNIADFARLTPQAQMRNDDVISIGGQNNRFNAIYIDGAVNNDVFGLAANGTNGGQTGVSPISLDAIEQFQVSVSPYDVKLSGFAGGAISAITRSGTNNFDGSAYFLYRDQSLAGKTPTRSGSGVERKRLGDFTAQTYGVRAGGAILKDKLFYFINYERQENETPQPFDIANYTGTTKAAGLEALSNYLINTYNYNPGTYQNNKLSLTSDKLIAKVDWNINDNNKLSVKNSYVKATNFSPFRSSNTAINFLNGAQSFESITNSASLELNTRFNNKFSNNLVVGYTTVNDDRDASGDPFPTVTIRDGVGATIYFGSEASSTANLLNQRVLTITDNFEINVGKHNILIGTHNELSHAKNVFINRNYGAYDYNSVSDFMTGVKAYRYRLGYSLFGGSGDDSKGAADFNMNQFGLYVQDNIRVSDNFRLNVGVRADMPVWYDGLVNEDFNTRTIGLLEAKGKDLKGAKVGQPIKSTVHFSPRIGFNYDVDGEKITQVRGGIGVFTSRVPLVWPGGAYNNNGISQNSIQINNATATPTPDFNPNTNIDSQLSGVVPPAPLPGSGKVGGNIDLFAKDFKLPQVLKTSLALDRKLGAGWVITAEAIWNENLNSIQYQNLNIDAPVTHLTGADNRPRYNGNVRIDNTYQGIYLASNKKAGSSWNTNFTVAKNFTSDFIDANISATYAYGESYVWMDATSSQNSSQWQYIETVNGSNAISGVSRSDFDQGSRVLANSSIKFKWNKSIKTTIGLFYEGTQGTPFSYVYDDTGNLLRDTFQPSALIYVPANKGEIIFTPTATMTADQQWDAFNNYISHDKYLNSRRGKYAERNGDRLDWSHVVDVKIAQEFSINVNKKSHKLEFTADIFNFTNLLNKNWGRRYFMSNDQILVLKHSGFLADGTTPTFTFNPSTTSNVKNQIDDVGLQSSRWQMQVGARYSFN, encoded by the coding sequence ATGAAAAAATTGTCAAAGTTTCTCTTACTGCTTTTAGCGTTTATTTATGCAGGAGATATTTATGCACAAGGTAACACAACTTCTTCTATCAATGGAGTTGTTTACGATTCGCAAAACAAGTCCCTGCCAGGAGCAACGATTCTTGCAGTTCACGAGGCTTCAGGTAGCCGTTACTCAACCACAACGGATTTTGATGGTCACTTTAGAATCTCTAACATGCGTGTTGGTGGTCCTTACAAAATCGAAGTGACTTTCATTGGTTTCACAACCTACACAGAGTCAGGAGTTTATTTACAACTTGGTGATTCTAAAAGTTTAAAAGTTGTCTTAAAAGACGAAACAAACCAACTTAGTGAAGTTGTAGTTGTAGGTAAAAAAGACCCAACTTTCAACTCTAAAAAGACTGGATCTCAAACAATTATCGATCACGAAAAGATAACAGAATTACCTTCTTTATCTAGAAATATTGCTGATTTTGCCAGACTTACACCTCAAGCTCAAATGCGTAATGATGATGTAATCTCAATTGGCGGACAAAATAACAGATTTAATGCAATCTACATTGACGGAGCTGTAAACAACGACGTTTTCGGATTAGCTGCAAACGGTACAAACGGTGGACAAACAGGAGTTTCTCCAATTTCATTAGATGCAATTGAGCAATTCCAGGTGAGTGTTTCTCCTTACGATGTTAAATTATCAGGATTTGCCGGAGGTGCAATTAGTGCAATTACACGTTCTGGAACAAATAACTTTGACGGTTCTGCTTATTTCTTATACAGAGATCAATCTTTGGCAGGAAAGACTCCAACACGCAGCGGAAGTGGTGTTGAGAGAAAAAGATTGGGTGATTTTACAGCACAAACTTATGGTGTTAGAGCTGGTGGAGCAATTTTAAAAGATAAATTATTCTACTTCATTAACTATGAAAGACAGGAAAATGAAACACCACAGCCTTTTGATATTGCAAATTACACAGGAACTACAAAAGCAGCAGGGCTAGAAGCTTTAAGTAATTATTTAATAAACACCTATAATTACAACCCTGGAACATATCAAAATAATAAATTATCATTAACAAGTGATAAATTAATTGCTAAGGTTGACTGGAACATTAATGATAATAATAAATTATCTGTTAAAAACAGTTATGTAAAAGCTACAAACTTTTCTCCATTCCGTTCTTCAAACACTGCAATTAATTTCTTGAACGGTGCTCAATCTTTTGAATCTATTACAAATTCAGCATCGTTAGAATTAAACACTAGATTCAACAATAAATTTTCGAATAACTTAGTTGTTGGATACACAACTGTAAATGATGATAGAGATGCATCTGGAGATCCATTCCCAACGGTAACTATTAGAGATGGTGTTGGTGCAACGATTTATTTTGGATCTGAAGCAAGTTCAACAGCGAACTTATTAAACCAAAGAGTCTTAACTATTACAGATAACTTTGAAATTAATGTGGGTAAACATAATATTTTAATTGGTACTCACAATGAATTATCTCACGCTAAAAACGTATTTATCAATAGAAACTACGGAGCGTATGATTACAATAGCGTAAGCGATTTTATGACAGGAGTTAAGGCATACCGTTATCGTCTAGGATATTCATTATTTGGTGGTTCAGGAGATGACTCTAAAGGAGCTGCTGATTTCAACATGAATCAATTTGGTTTATATGTTCAAGACAACATCAGAGTATCTGATAACTTCCGCTTAAATGTTGGTGTAAGAGCTGATATGCCAGTATGGTATGATGGACTTGTGAATGAAGATTTTAATACAAGAACAATTGGCCTTTTAGAAGCTAAAGGAAAAGATTTAAAAGGAGCAAAAGTTGGTCAACCTATTAAAAGCACAGTACATTTCTCACCAAGAATCGGTTTTAACTACGATGTTGACGGTGAAAAAATTACTCAAGTTAGAGGGGGTATTGGTGTATTTACATCAAGAGTTCCATTAGTATGGCCAGGTGGAGCATACAATAACAACGGTATTTCTCAAAACAGTATCCAAATAAACAATGCTACTGCTACTCCTACACCAGATTTCAATCCTAACACTAATATTGACAGCCAATTAAGTGGTGTTGTTCCTCCAGCTCCATTACCTGGAAGCGGGAAAGTAGGTGGAAATATCGATTTATTTGCTAAAGATTTTAAGCTTCCACAAGTTTTGAAAACTAGTTTAGCTTTAGATCGTAAATTAGGTGCTGGCTGGGTAATAACTGCTGAGGCAATTTGGAATGAAAACCTTAACTCAATCCAATACCAAAACTTAAACATTGACGCACCTGTAACTCATTTAACAGGAGCAGACAACAGACCAAGATACAACGGAAATGTTCGTATCGATAATACTTACCAAGGTATTTATTTAGCATCTAATAAAAAAGCAGGAAGCTCATGGAACACAAACTTTACTGTAGCTAAGAACTTCACATCAGATTTTATTGATGCAAATATTTCAGCAACTTATGCTTATGGAGAGTCATATGTTTGGATGGATGCAACAAGTTCTCAAAACAGTTCACAATGGCAATACATAGAAACGGTTAACGGTTCAAATGCGATTTCCGGAGTATCTAGATCTGATTTTGATCAAGGATCAAGAGTACTTGCTAATTCTTCTATAAAATTCAAATGGAATAAATCAATTAAAACTACGATTGGTCTTTTCTACGAAGGTACTCAAGGAACTCCTTTTAGCTATGTTTATGATGACACTGGTAACTTATTGCGTGATACTTTTCAGCCTTCAGCTTTAATTTATGTTCCTGCTAACAAAGGTGAAATAATTTTCACTCCTACTGCGACAATGACAGCAGATCAACAATGGGACGCTTTTAATAATTATATCTCTCATGATAAATATTTGAACAGCAGAAGAGGTAAATATGCAGAACGTAACGGAGATCGTTTAGACTGGAGTCATGTTGTAGATGTGAAAATTGCTCAGGAATTCTCAATCAATGTTAATAAGAAAAGTCATAAATTAGAATTTACAGCTGACATCTTTAACTTTACAAACTTGTTAAACAAAAACTGGGGAAGAAGATACTTTATGTCAAACGATCAGATCTTAGTTCTTAAACACAGTGGATTCTTAGCAGATGGAACAACTCCAACATTCACTTTTAATCCAAGTACTACAAGTAATGTTAAAAACCAAATTGATGACGTAGGTTTACAATCATCAAGATGGCAAATGCAAGTTGGAGCTAGATACTCTTTCAACTAA